Proteins encoded within one genomic window of Streptomyces kaniharaensis:
- a CDS encoding DUF4177 domain-containing protein: MTKWEYMTAPLLVHATKQILDNFGEDGWELVQVVQGPNPETLVAYFKREKNA, from the coding sequence ATGACCAAGTGGGAATACATGACGGCACCCCTGCTCGTGCACGCCACCAAGCAGATCCTGGACAACTTCGGCGAGGACGGCTGGGAGCTCGTCCAGGTCGTGCAGGGCCCCAACCCGGAGACGCTGGTCGCCTACTTCAAGCGGGAGAAG